One Luteolibacter arcticus DNA segment encodes these proteins:
- a CDS encoding sulfate ABC transporter substrate-binding protein, whose protein sequence is MKSRHFIPLVLASLLTLPGCGKKGGSGELELQNVSYDPTREFYEEVNVAFAKKWEADGKGKIKITQSHGGSGKQARSVIDGQPADVVTLALAGDIDIIAKQAKLLPEDWQAKLPDNSSPYTSTIVFVVRKGNPKGIKDWGDLVKEGTQLITPDPKTSGGARWNYLAAWAWAEKQNGGDQAKALEYITKLFKNVPILDTGARASTNTFAQNKIGDVFLSWENEAYLIAKQFPDQTEIVYPSLSILAEPPVAVVEKNAEKHGTAAAAKAYLEFLYTDEAQELAGKHFYRPRKAEILAKFSSKLQTIPLVTVDKDFGGWAKAQKTHFEDGGTFDQAYGVK, encoded by the coding sequence ATGAAATCACGACATTTTATCCCGCTCGTCCTGGCCTCCCTGCTGACGCTGCCGGGCTGCGGCAAGAAAGGTGGCTCTGGAGAACTCGAACTCCAGAACGTCTCCTATGATCCGACCCGCGAATTCTACGAAGAGGTGAATGTCGCGTTCGCCAAGAAGTGGGAAGCCGATGGCAAGGGTAAGATCAAGATCACCCAGTCTCACGGCGGCTCCGGAAAGCAAGCACGCTCGGTCATCGACGGTCAGCCAGCGGATGTCGTCACATTGGCGCTTGCCGGTGACATCGACATCATCGCCAAGCAGGCGAAGTTGCTGCCCGAGGATTGGCAGGCGAAGTTGCCGGACAACAGCTCGCCCTACACCTCCACGATCGTCTTCGTCGTCCGCAAGGGAAACCCCAAGGGCATCAAGGACTGGGGTGACCTCGTCAAGGAAGGCACGCAGTTGATTACGCCGGACCCGAAGACTTCCGGTGGTGCACGCTGGAACTATCTCGCGGCCTGGGCGTGGGCGGAGAAGCAAAACGGAGGGGATCAGGCAAAGGCGCTCGAGTACATCACGAAGCTCTTCAAGAACGTTCCGATTCTCGACACCGGTGCCCGGGCCTCGACGAACACGTTTGCCCAGAACAAGATCGGCGACGTCTTCCTTTCCTGGGAGAATGAGGCGTATCTCATTGCCAAGCAGTTTCCGGATCAAACGGAGATCGTCTATCCATCCCTGAGCATCCTGGCGGAGCCTCCGGTCGCAGTGGTGGAAAAGAATGCCGAGAAACATGGCACCGCCGCCGCGGCGAAGGCCTATCTGGAGTTCCTTTACACCGACGAAGCCCAGGAACTGGCGGGCAAGCACTTCTATCGTCCCCGCAAGGCGGAGATCCTCGCGAAGTTCAGCAGCAAGCTGCAGACGATCCCGCTGGTGACCGTGGACAAGGACTTCGGCGGCTGGGCCAAGGCGCAGAAGACCCACTTCGAGGACGGCGGCACCTTCGACCAAGCCTACGGGGTAAAGTAA
- a CDS encoding sulfate ABC transporter substrate-binding protein: MKAHALIPTLLAALIALPGCGEKRPGSGKVTELQNVSYDPTREFYQEVNAAFAKKWVADGKGEITITQSHGGSGKQARAVIDGQPADVVTLALSLDIDMISKQTGLLPADWQTKLPNNSSPYTSTIVFVVRKGNPGGIKDWGDLVKDGVKVITPDPKTGGAPRWTYLAGWAWAEKQNGGDQQAARDYITKLYKNVPVLDSGARGSTTTFAQNKIGDVLLSWENEAHLIAKQFPGETEIVYPSLSILAEPPVAVVEKVAAKKGSTEAAKAYLEFLYTPEGQDLAGKHFYRPRDPQAAAKYASAFPKIELVTIDHFGGWPKAQQTHFADGGVFDQIYTP; this comes from the coding sequence ATGAAAGCACACGCATTGATTCCCACCCTCCTCGCAGCGCTCATCGCTCTGCCGGGGTGCGGAGAGAAGCGCCCGGGTTCCGGCAAAGTCACCGAGCTGCAGAACGTTTCCTACGATCCGACCCGCGAATTTTACCAGGAGGTCAACGCGGCCTTTGCCAAGAAGTGGGTGGCCGATGGGAAAGGGGAGATCACCATCACCCAGTCCCACGGGGGATCCGGGAAGCAAGCCCGTGCGGTCATCGACGGCCAGCCGGCCGATGTGGTCACGCTCGCGCTGTCGCTGGACATCGACATGATCTCGAAGCAGACAGGTCTTCTTCCCGCCGACTGGCAGACCAAGCTTCCTAACAACAGCTCGCCCTACACTTCCACGATCGTCTTCGTCGTCCGGAAGGGGAATCCCGGCGGCATCAAGGACTGGGGAGATCTCGTGAAAGACGGGGTGAAGGTGATTACGCCCGATCCGAAGACCGGCGGTGCTCCGCGGTGGACCTACCTCGCCGGCTGGGCATGGGCGGAGAAGCAAAACGGCGGCGACCAACAGGCCGCCCGCGACTACATCACCAAGCTCTACAAGAACGTGCCGGTGCTCGACTCCGGGGCGCGTGGATCCACCACGACCTTCGCGCAAAACAAGATCGGCGACGTCCTCCTCTCGTGGGAGAACGAGGCTCATCTGATCGCGAAGCAGTTCCCCGGGGAGACCGAGATTGTCTATCCCTCGCTGAGCATCCTGGCCGAGCCGCCTGTCGCGGTGGTGGAAAAGGTCGCGGCAAAAAAGGGCAGCACCGAGGCCGCGAAGGCCTATCTCGAGTTCCTCTACACCCCGGAAGGTCAGGACCTTGCCGGCAAGCATTTCTACCGTCCTCGCGACCCGCAGGCCGCGGCGAAATACGCGTCCGCTTTCCCGAAGATCGAACTCGTCACCATTGACCACTTCGGCGGCTGGCCGAAGGCCCAGCAAACTCACTTCGCCGATGGTGGCGTCTTCGACCAGATTTACACCCCATAA
- a CDS encoding RrF2 family transcriptional regulator has product MHLSKKAEYALRAAIHLGIATEMGLPVVSGVELADANRLPLKFIERILQELREAGIVETKRGKLGGYTLATAADKIRIGDLVRLMDGRLAPICCASEFAYQRCTCPDEDHCGLRMLMIDVRNAIANILDRYTLAQVVEVTLRKMRRDGIAPPFSSHPGVKNSATPARGKANPADGFLQGLSQLVTAPSDEHQSK; this is encoded by the coding sequence ATGCACCTTTCCAAGAAAGCCGAGTATGCTCTGCGCGCCGCCATCCACCTAGGTATTGCCACCGAAATGGGGCTGCCGGTTGTTTCTGGCGTCGAGCTCGCGGATGCGAACCGGCTCCCGCTGAAATTCATCGAGCGCATCCTCCAGGAGCTGCGCGAGGCGGGTATCGTCGAAACCAAGCGCGGCAAGCTGGGCGGTTACACGCTCGCCACTGCCGCCGACAAGATCCGCATCGGCGATCTGGTCCGCCTGATGGACGGCCGTCTGGCTCCCATCTGCTGTGCCAGCGAATTCGCCTACCAGCGCTGCACTTGCCCGGATGAGGACCACTGCGGCTTGCGGATGCTGATGATCGATGTCCGCAACGCCATCGCCAACATCCTCGACCGCTATACCTTGGCCCAAGTCGTGGAAGTCACGCTGCGCAAGATGCGCCGCGACGGCATTGCCCCGCCTTTCTCGAGTCACCCCGGCGTGAAGAACAGCGCCACCCCCGCCCGCGGTAAAGCGAACCCCGCGGACGGCTTCCTCCAAGGACTTTCCCAACTTGTGACCGCCCCGAGCGATGAGCACCAAAGCAAATGA
- a CDS encoding FAD/NAD(P)-binding protein: protein MASDSETSLDAPASPRFDVAIIGAGFSGSMLAVHLSQAESPPRVALIERTPAFGPGLAYGAAAPEHLLNVPAGKMSAFPDRPHHFLEWARTTDPTIGPGAFLPRVVYGKYLQHLVAQAALRTQNLQFINGEAIDVEALPAGGVRIHFAGGGILEANDVILAWGNLPPTTPASADPQGPGDSETRVLQNPWSGQARAALAKPGEVLIIGAGLTCLDLLVTAKKIGRTAPIHVLSRHGLFPQAHRASSPRRSFLDPDQLPKNIRLLFRHVRAEIALAATKGMDWRAVVDSLRPHTQAIWIALPREQRRRFLRHVRSLWETLRHRAAPEIRAVKDELEASGQLIRHSGRLESIQPLPDGVEVIYRPRGSSVAQRLKVGVVINATGPEVNPERGQSQLLKNLIARGLTTPDPLGLGIEVTRLAGEGADPLHTVGSLRKGSLWESTAVPELRVQAAELARQLLAARDATATGATSAAGHLWIFEI, encoded by the coding sequence ATGGCCAGCGACTCTGAGACTTCCCTGGACGCCCCGGCCTCGCCTCGTTTCGACGTGGCGATCATCGGTGCCGGCTTCAGTGGCTCGATGCTCGCGGTGCATCTGTCGCAGGCAGAGAGTCCCCCGCGCGTGGCACTGATCGAGCGCACCCCTGCCTTCGGCCCCGGCCTCGCTTACGGTGCCGCCGCCCCGGAGCACCTCCTCAATGTCCCGGCGGGAAAGATGAGCGCGTTTCCTGACCGGCCGCATCACTTCCTCGAGTGGGCGCGCACCACCGATCCCACCATCGGCCCCGGAGCTTTCCTCCCGCGCGTCGTTTATGGAAAGTATCTCCAGCATCTCGTCGCACAGGCCGCACTGCGAACGCAGAACCTCCAGTTCATCAATGGCGAAGCCATCGATGTCGAAGCCCTGCCCGCAGGTGGCGTGCGCATTCATTTCGCCGGTGGCGGTATTCTTGAAGCGAACGATGTGATCCTCGCGTGGGGCAATCTTCCGCCCACCACGCCTGCGAGCGCCGATCCACAAGGACCAGGCGACTCGGAGACCCGCGTGCTTCAGAATCCATGGTCGGGCCAAGCTCGCGCGGCACTCGCAAAGCCCGGCGAAGTGCTCATCATCGGAGCCGGCCTCACCTGCCTCGACCTGCTGGTAACCGCGAAGAAGATCGGCCGCACCGCGCCCATCCATGTGCTCTCGCGACACGGGCTTTTCCCCCAGGCGCATCGCGCATCCTCACCGCGGCGCTCCTTCCTGGATCCGGATCAGCTGCCGAAGAATATCCGACTGCTCTTCCGCCATGTCCGCGCGGAGATCGCACTCGCCGCCACCAAGGGCATGGACTGGCGCGCCGTCGTCGATTCATTGCGTCCGCACACGCAGGCTATCTGGATCGCCTTGCCGCGCGAGCAAAGGCGACGCTTTCTCCGCCACGTGCGTTCGCTGTGGGAGACCCTGCGGCATCGCGCCGCCCCGGAAATCCGCGCGGTGAAGGACGAACTGGAAGCCAGCGGCCAACTCATCCGCCATAGCGGCCGGTTGGAGAGCATCCAACCCTTGCCAGACGGCGTCGAAGTCATCTATCGACCGCGCGGGTCATCCGTCGCACAGCGGCTGAAGGTGGGCGTGGTGATCAATGCCACCGGCCCCGAGGTAAATCCCGAGCGAGGCCAGTCTCAGCTCTTGAAGAACCTTATCGCCCGCGGTCTCACCACGCCCGATCCGCTCGGCCTGGGCATCGAGGTCACTCGCCTCGCCGGTGAAGGTGCCGATCCGCTGCATACGGTCGGCAGCCTTCGCAAAGGCTCGCTCTGGGAAAGCACCGCCGTCCCGGAACTGCGCGTCCAAGCCGCCGAACTCGCGCGGCAACTTCTCGCCGCCCGCGATGCCACCGCCACCGGCGCTACATCAGCCGCCGGGCATCTCTGGATCTTCGAGATCTAA
- a CDS encoding sulfatase-like hydrolase/transferase has protein sequence MKSRIPFLLLLATVMPLGAQAKKNILLIAVDDLKPVIGAYGDPIAKTPNIDRLASRGLLFEHAYTNQAVCAPSRNSLFTGVPPASLGIYDLATNFRHAAPDAVTLPQHFLKNGYRTEAVGKLFHVGHGNSDDAASWSVPHVRPAGKTYALDESQPPKGGAPRKNGGGPNGSATESAEVPDDTYADGRTADEVIRRLEAAKARSDTPFFIGAGFIRPHLPFVAPKKYWDLYQRSQFKLPTYRKAPEGTPAVALRSNGELSSYKDTKDGDALPDEKQLELLHGYYAATSYTDAQVGRLLDTLDRLGLSENTIVVLWGDHGWHLGDHGLWSKHSNFEQATRIPFIIAAPGVTTPGTKTKALVQSIDLYPTLAELNGLPLPSSKPAIEGKSLVPVLKDASASVNEAVYQVYPRQDVLGRSLRTATHRIVEWKKPGAPTDTAEWELYNYRTDPEETRNQVKEDAEVFAALQAKVAALPEAKPQVKGPATAAPKGGQDRAKLFTNKDKNGDGTLTREEFLANRPDPDKAPARFTRFDKSGDGILSKEEFIAAGK, from the coding sequence ATGAAATCCCGCATCCCTTTCCTCCTGCTTCTCGCCACGGTCATGCCGTTGGGGGCTCAAGCGAAGAAGAACATCCTGCTGATCGCCGTCGATGACTTGAAGCCGGTCATCGGCGCGTATGGCGATCCGATTGCCAAGACGCCGAACATCGACCGGCTTGCTTCGCGCGGGCTGCTGTTCGAGCATGCCTACACGAATCAGGCGGTGTGCGCGCCTTCGCGGAACTCGTTGTTCACGGGCGTCCCGCCGGCGAGCCTGGGCATCTATGATCTCGCGACGAACTTCCGCCACGCCGCGCCGGATGCGGTGACGCTGCCGCAGCATTTCCTGAAGAACGGCTATCGCACCGAGGCGGTGGGGAAGCTCTTCCACGTCGGCCACGGAAATTCGGATGATGCAGCCTCATGGAGTGTTCCGCATGTCCGCCCGGCGGGAAAGACCTATGCGCTGGACGAAAGCCAGCCGCCGAAGGGTGGGGCTCCGCGCAAGAATGGCGGCGGCCCGAATGGATCCGCGACCGAGTCCGCCGAGGTGCCGGACGATACCTATGCGGACGGCAGGACCGCGGATGAAGTGATCCGCCGGTTAGAAGCCGCGAAGGCCCGGTCCGATACGCCCTTCTTCATCGGTGCCGGATTCATCCGCCCGCATCTGCCCTTCGTCGCGCCGAAGAAATACTGGGATCTCTACCAGCGTTCGCAATTCAAGTTGCCGACGTATCGCAAGGCTCCGGAGGGCACCCCGGCTGTTGCGTTGCGGTCAAATGGCGAGCTTTCCAGCTACAAGGACACGAAGGACGGCGATGCCTTACCGGATGAGAAGCAACTGGAATTGCTCCACGGCTACTATGCCGCTACGAGCTATACCGATGCGCAGGTCGGGCGCTTGTTAGATACGCTCGACCGGCTGGGGCTGTCGGAGAATACCATCGTGGTCCTGTGGGGCGATCATGGCTGGCACCTCGGCGATCATGGCTTGTGGTCGAAGCACTCGAACTTCGAGCAGGCGACCCGCATTCCCTTCATCATTGCGGCACCGGGGGTGACCACGCCGGGCACGAAGACGAAGGCGCTTGTTCAATCGATTGACCTTTATCCGACACTCGCCGAGTTGAATGGCTTGCCCTTGCCATCGTCCAAGCCTGCGATCGAGGGTAAGAGCCTGGTGCCGGTGCTCAAGGATGCATCGGCCTCGGTGAATGAAGCGGTCTATCAGGTTTATCCGCGGCAGGATGTGCTCGGTCGTTCGCTACGGACGGCGACGCATCGCATCGTGGAGTGGAAGAAGCCCGGCGCTCCGACCGACACCGCGGAGTGGGAACTCTACAACTACCGCACCGATCCGGAGGAGACGCGCAATCAAGTGAAGGAAGACGCGGAAGTCTTCGCCGCGCTGCAGGCGAAAGTGGCGGCGCTTCCCGAGGCGAAGCCACAAGTGAAGGGGCCTGCCACCGCTGCACCGAAAGGCGGACAGGACCGTGCGAAGCTCTTCACCAACAAGGACAAGAACGGTGATGGCACGCTGACCCGCGAGGAGTTCCTAGCGAATCGGCCCGATCCCGACAAGGCACCCGCGCGCTTCACCCGCTTTGACAAGAGCGGCGATGGCATCCTTTCGAAGGAAGAGTTCATCGCCGCCGGGAAGTGA
- a CDS encoding YezD family protein: MSTKANDRPKTDTALPADWLEVVRKKVEDLRFGSVQIIVHEGRVTQVESLEKTRFPAKSDEPGSPS; the protein is encoded by the coding sequence ATGAGCACCAAAGCAAATGACCGTCCGAAAACGGACACCGCCCTCCCGGCCGATTGGTTGGAGGTTGTGAGAAAGAAGGTCGAAGACCTCCGCTTCGGCTCCGTCCAGATCATCGTCCATGAAGGACGCGTGACTCAGGTCGAGAGTCTGGAGAAGACCCGTTTCCCGGCCAAATCCGACGAGCCCGGCTCGCCATCCTGA
- a CDS encoding MBL fold metallo-hydrolase: MSLIFERFQTDGIAELSYLVGDDETGTAAVFDPTVDVEKYLSLARDNKLSITHIFETHIHADLVSGARELRERTGLAKIYVSHEGGAQYGFEHEGVKDGDSFEFGDTRVTVKHTPGHTPEHVSYVLSNGEGSEGIWGVLTGDSLFVDSAGRPDLLGSGETEELTRKLFETLRGFYLKLDDGVAIFPAHGSGSPCGAEIGDRLQSTIGYERRSNPYLQLPDFESFRDKVLSGVPPVPTYYPRMKKINAQGPEILRGPVPVAALPVEAFREAVEKGAGVLVDTRTMLGFGGAHIPGALNLGGTPILSIWAGWLLDPEKPLLLVLESDAKLDEVVTLFLRTGYRNFAGYLTGGMGVWNNAGNKLAHVPQISVHELQERAAELQIIDVRSRGEWKKGHIPGAKHCFLPELREKCGAWDKKRPVAVYCASGYRASIASSILKQEGFADVSNVPGSWQAWKNAGLPVEQLS; this comes from the coding sequence ATGTCCCTGATTTTCGAACGCTTTCAAACCGACGGTATCGCGGAGCTTTCCTATTTGGTCGGGGATGACGAAACGGGAACCGCAGCGGTTTTCGATCCGACCGTGGATGTGGAGAAGTACCTCTCCCTGGCGCGGGACAACAAGCTGTCGATCACGCACATCTTCGAGACGCACATCCACGCGGATCTGGTGAGCGGGGCGCGTGAGTTGAGGGAACGCACGGGCTTGGCGAAGATCTATGTGAGCCACGAGGGCGGGGCGCAGTATGGCTTCGAGCACGAGGGCGTGAAGGATGGCGACAGTTTCGAATTCGGCGACACGAGGGTGACGGTGAAGCACACGCCCGGTCACACGCCGGAGCATGTGAGCTATGTCTTGTCGAACGGGGAGGGGAGCGAAGGGATCTGGGGCGTGCTCACGGGTGATTCGCTCTTCGTGGATTCGGCGGGGCGGCCGGATTTGCTCGGCTCCGGCGAGACGGAGGAGCTGACGAGGAAGTTGTTCGAGACGCTGCGTGGCTTTTACCTGAAGCTGGACGATGGCGTGGCGATCTTCCCGGCACATGGCAGCGGTTCGCCGTGTGGTGCAGAGATCGGCGACCGCCTTCAGAGCACCATCGGCTACGAGCGGCGATCGAATCCCTACCTGCAGCTTCCGGACTTCGAGTCCTTCCGTGATAAGGTCCTGTCCGGTGTGCCACCGGTGCCGACCTACTACCCGCGGATGAAGAAGATCAATGCGCAGGGGCCGGAGATCCTGCGCGGTCCGGTGCCCGTGGCGGCGCTGCCGGTGGAGGCTTTTCGCGAAGCGGTCGAGAAGGGGGCGGGCGTGTTGGTGGATACGCGGACGATGCTTGGCTTCGGTGGCGCTCACATTCCCGGGGCCTTGAATCTCGGGGGAACTCCGATACTTTCGATCTGGGCAGGATGGCTGCTGGATCCGGAGAAGCCGCTGCTGCTGGTGCTGGAGAGCGATGCGAAGCTGGATGAGGTGGTGACGCTGTTCCTGCGCACCGGCTACCGGAACTTTGCGGGCTATCTGACTGGAGGGATGGGAGTCTGGAACAACGCGGGGAACAAGCTGGCGCATGTGCCGCAGATTTCCGTGCACGAGCTGCAGGAGCGGGCTGCCGAACTGCAGATCATCGATGTGCGGTCGCGGGGGGAGTGGAAGAAAGGCCACATTCCCGGGGCGAAACACTGCTTTCTGCCCGAGCTGCGGGAAAAGTGCGGGGCGTGGGACAAAAAGCGGCCTGTGGCGGTCTATTGTGCGAGCGGCTACCGGGCGAGCATCGCCAGCAGCATCCTCAAGCAGGAGGGATTTGCCGACGTGAGCAACGTGCCGGGCAGTTGGCAGGCTTGGAAGAACGCCGGGCTGCCCGTCGAGCAATTGTCGTAG
- a CDS encoding copper-binding protein, with protein sequence MSTIRIFFTLPFILKLVTASEKPLIEPGEVRTYDLRGVVEKLRPEVPAAVIRHEEIPGFMEAMSMTLRAKDAREFEGVHPGDGVTFRLHVTRDDGWIDLVKVIEPGQEAVGDDGEDAAQE encoded by the coding sequence ATGTCCACCATCCGAATTTTTTTCACGTTGCCCTTCATTCTGAAGCTGGTGACCGCCTCGGAGAAACCGTTGATCGAGCCCGGTGAGGTCCGCACCTATGACCTGCGCGGTGTGGTCGAGAAGCTAAGGCCCGAGGTACCTGCAGCGGTGATTCGTCATGAGGAGATCCCCGGTTTCATGGAGGCCATGTCGATGACCTTGCGGGCTAAGGATGCCCGCGAATTCGAAGGCGTGCATCCGGGCGATGGCGTGACCTTTCGCCTCCACGTCACCCGTGACGATGGCTGGATCGATTTGGTCAAGGTGATCGAACCCGGCCAAGAGGCTGTGGGCGACGACGGCGAAGACGCCGCGCAGGAGTAG
- a CDS encoding OprO/OprP family phosphate-selective porin yields the protein MKTTTTRTPGVRNISVAACASRFSNVPLLIATGTLLGVPSTSMAFEPFSTPSAEETATFDKLWSNFVLYKNDENPLLQEFKLIGKYQGQYYWVDSDQGDVDGWEDRRFRFGFDAKMFDKTIELRATFQSTDNFDPFYNGLEDAYIKWKPNKNFTLTAGHIKPLIGYFDWLQSSDLQQTFDSSQVFNQLRVNRILGLTAEGKAGDFTWQVGGYSNDSDKEFGKFGGEYSVGAGVGYDAKACFGWEKADFRLDWIHSGHDKDDYLFTRYDDIVSATFWGEQGPWALVVEGFNGSGGEGRDGDVFGFFIQPMYDLIPKRLQLVGRYSFTTGDGPDSVIRQTRYESEAPNLTGGGRGDEYHALYLGAQYFIHGDKLKLMAGAEYAKLDGGGNGGDYEGVTFLTGLRLYF from the coding sequence ATGAAAACCACCACCACCCGAACCCCGGGAGTGCGGAATATCTCCGTTGCTGCCTGTGCATCCCGATTTTCCAACGTCCCGCTGCTCATCGCGACGGGAACACTCCTTGGCGTCCCCTCGACCAGCATGGCCTTCGAACCTTTCAGCACGCCCTCGGCAGAGGAGACGGCGACGTTCGACAAGCTGTGGAGCAACTTCGTGCTCTACAAGAACGACGAGAATCCGCTGCTGCAGGAGTTCAAGTTGATCGGGAAGTATCAGGGGCAGTACTATTGGGTGGATTCCGATCAAGGCGACGTCGATGGGTGGGAGGACCGGCGATTCCGGTTTGGCTTTGACGCGAAGATGTTCGACAAGACCATCGAGCTCCGCGCGACCTTCCAGAGCACGGACAATTTCGATCCCTTCTACAACGGACTCGAAGATGCCTACATCAAGTGGAAGCCTAACAAGAATTTCACGCTCACCGCCGGCCATATCAAGCCGCTGATCGGCTACTTCGACTGGCTGCAATCGAGCGACCTCCAGCAGACCTTCGACAGCTCGCAGGTTTTCAACCAGCTCCGCGTGAATCGCATCCTCGGCCTCACGGCGGAGGGCAAGGCGGGGGACTTCACCTGGCAGGTCGGCGGCTATTCGAACGACAGCGACAAGGAGTTCGGCAAGTTCGGCGGAGAGTACAGCGTGGGTGCCGGCGTCGGCTACGATGCGAAGGCGTGCTTCGGGTGGGAGAAGGCGGACTTCCGCCTCGACTGGATCCACAGCGGCCACGACAAGGACGACTATCTCTTCACCCGCTACGACGACATTGTCTCTGCCACCTTCTGGGGCGAGCAGGGACCATGGGCGCTGGTGGTCGAGGGCTTCAATGGCTCCGGCGGTGAAGGCCGGGACGGCGATGTCTTCGGCTTCTTCATCCAGCCGATGTATGATCTCATCCCGAAGCGTCTCCAGCTTGTCGGCCGCTACAGCTTCACCACGGGCGATGGCCCCGACAGCGTGATCCGCCAGACCCGCTACGAGAGCGAGGCGCCAAACCTCACGGGCGGCGGTCGCGGCGACGAATATCACGCGCTCTATCTCGGCGCACAGTACTTCATCCACGGCGACAAGCTGAAGCTGATGGCCGGTGCCGAGTATGCCAAGCTGGATGGCGGGGGCAATGGCGGCGACTACGAGGGCGTCACCTTCCTCACGGGCCTCCGCCTCTACTTCTGA
- the cysT gene encoding sulfate ABC transporter permease subunit CysT, producing MAKPRVIPGFGLSMGITIFWLSGIILIPLAALFIKAAGLGPGEWWAILSSPRVLAAAKLTFGASAAAAAVSVVFGLLVAWVLVRYEFPGRKILDAIVDLPFALPTAVAGITLTQIYAPNGWIGSHLAELGIKSAYSPVGVFIALTFIGFPFVVRTVQPVMEDLGGELEEAAASLGAGRWTTFRRVIFPMLVPALITGFTLAFARAIGEYGSVIFISGNLPMKTEILPLLIVKQLEQFKYEAAAVIASGMLIVSFGLLFLINLLQRRLNWQTR from the coding sequence ATGGCGAAACCTCGCGTAATTCCCGGCTTCGGTCTGTCGATGGGCATCACCATCTTCTGGCTGAGCGGCATCATCCTCATCCCGCTGGCTGCCTTGTTCATCAAGGCGGCGGGCCTGGGACCGGGAGAGTGGTGGGCCATCCTCTCTTCACCGCGGGTGCTGGCCGCCGCCAAGCTGACCTTCGGGGCGAGTGCCGCCGCCGCCGCCGTCAGCGTGGTTTTCGGCCTGCTGGTCGCGTGGGTGCTGGTGCGCTATGAGTTTCCCGGAAGGAAGATCCTCGATGCCATCGTGGACCTTCCTTTCGCGCTGCCCACGGCGGTCGCGGGCATCACGCTCACCCAGATTTATGCGCCGAACGGGTGGATCGGGAGCCACCTTGCGGAATTGGGCATCAAGAGCGCCTACAGCCCTGTCGGGGTTTTCATCGCACTGACCTTCATTGGCTTTCCCTTCGTTGTCCGCACCGTGCAGCCGGTGATGGAGGATCTCGGCGGCGAGCTTGAGGAAGCAGCCGCCAGTCTTGGGGCCGGCCGTTGGACGACCTTCCGGCGGGTGATCTTCCCGATGCTCGTGCCCGCGCTGATCACCGGCTTCACCTTGGCCTTTGCCCGGGCCATCGGCGAATATGGCTCGGTCATCTTCATCTCCGGCAACTTGCCGATGAAGACCGAGATCCTGCCGCTGCTCATCGTCAAGCAACTGGAGCAGTTCAAGTACGAGGCCGCCGCGGTCATCGCCTCCGGGATGCTGATCGTTTCCTTTGGTTTGCTCTTTCTCATCAACCTCCTCCAACGTCGCCTGAACTGGCAGACCCGCTGA